The following coding sequences lie in one Halorarum halophilum genomic window:
- a CDS encoding TATA-box-binding protein yields the protein MVEIVNVVASGALNVELDLERLADDIGEPVACYDPDKYPGMYLRFEEDAPLITVYRTGKFIITGADSEDESYSLREQFLSLFSDMGVIEEPEDKWFAIQNYVCTGELEQNLDLNALAIGLGLENTEYEPEQFPGLVYRPESGESVLLIFNTGQAVITGARDLQTAENSFKELKTRLSELFKS from the coding sequence ATGGTAGAGATTGTAAATGTCGTCGCGTCGGGTGCTCTAAATGTCGAACTCGATTTAGAACGCCTCGCTGACGATATCGGTGAGCCGGTCGCTTGCTACGACCCGGACAAGTATCCAGGGATGTACCTCCGATTCGAGGAAGACGCGCCGCTAATAACGGTCTACAGAACGGGGAAATTCATCATCACCGGCGCGGACTCCGAGGATGAATCCTACTCGCTCCGAGAACAATTTCTGAGTCTGTTCTCTGACATGGGAGTTATTGAGGAACCGGAGGACAAATGGTTCGCTATTCAAAACTACGTCTGTACTGGTGAGTTAGAGCAGAATCTCGATTTGAATGCACTCGCTATCGGGTTAGGCCTCGAGAACACTGAATACGAACCAGAGCAATTCCCGGGTTTGGTGTATCGCCCCGAATCGGGGGAGAGTGTTCTGCTTATCTTCAATACGGGGCAGGCAGTTATCACTGGGGCGAGAGACTTACAGACCGCGGAGAATTCATTCAAAGAATTGAAAACAAGGCTCTCAGAGCTTTTCAAGTCCTAA
- a CDS encoding type I restriction endonuclease subunit R, whose amino-acid sequence MADKGTDPEKEAREVIDTQLKEAGWVDLEEEGGDTGFEREYPTSSGPVDYALLVSGKPIAVVEAKEAQKDAYAALTQSKRYAQDIGTGENYAGRYGVPFVFTANSDEVWFQDLREEAPRERKLRGFHRPEGLDQFLNTDYKAAKEWLEDNPIRESDPNLWDNQFEAIQSIEESIQENKRRMLVQMATGTGKTRMACAETYRLLKSGYVNSVLFLVDRNSLGNQAESAFNNYDVGPAMKLSDIYIIEQVEDGIYPENADIVVATLQGMYSLLENHDELDIPQDAFDFIISDESHRSIYGDWRVVLNHFDALQLGLTATPATHTLSYFNENWVYQYGYWQAVDDGHVVPYETYRIQTGITMVGLYYEDEEYNPEDLENKITVPSTNRLIAEEFRKQSGEDEKTLVFAKNDRHATELEKIFREVYSDKDDRYVKKITYTTDDPDGWIKRFRNQKYPKIAVTVDMVSTGVDVKPIENIIFIRPTRSAVLYNQMIGRGTRTCDEIGKEKFTIYDCIGIVDYFSETPPFNTYRPDGTVDEEKSGKKKREDHEDDEIIVADDVQDHLEFSGYMFETEDGKEIRPDDYVTHFERYVRQNQSEIEAIKIIMESPEALKRKHLRELNRKLHDEPEKFSEEKLQKAYGQEMTDIIGFIKHALGEDEFPTTEDRVEKAFDAWIQDKDFTEKERDWLNMIQRHFVQEKVIKKEDFNRIPFSRRGGWRSAAKAFGGEEELRDVIHELNEEVILA is encoded by the coding sequence ATGGCTGACAAAGGCACCGACCCCGAAAAAGAAGCCCGGGAGGTCATCGACACCCAGCTAAAGGAAGCAGGCTGGGTAGACCTCGAAGAGGAGGGAGGTGATACGGGCTTCGAAAGGGAATATCCCACTTCTTCTGGTCCCGTTGATTACGCCCTCCTGGTCTCAGGGAAGCCCATCGCGGTCGTGGAAGCGAAAGAAGCCCAGAAAGACGCCTACGCTGCTCTAACCCAATCCAAACGATACGCACAAGATATCGGTACGGGAGAGAACTACGCCGGGCGATACGGCGTCCCATTCGTGTTCACCGCGAACTCAGACGAAGTATGGTTTCAGGACCTTCGGGAAGAGGCACCGCGTGAACGAAAACTCCGAGGGTTCCACCGACCCGAAGGTCTCGACCAGTTCCTCAATACCGATTACAAAGCCGCGAAGGAGTGGCTAGAGGATAACCCGATTCGAGAGTCCGACCCTAACCTCTGGGACAACCAGTTCGAGGCAATCCAGAGCATCGAAGAGTCTATCCAAGAGAACAAGCGCCGGATGCTCGTTCAGATGGCGACCGGGACTGGAAAGACTCGGATGGCCTGTGCTGAAACTTACCGCCTCCTGAAATCCGGCTACGTCAATAGCGTCCTCTTCCTCGTCGACCGTAACAGCCTCGGGAATCAAGCCGAGAGCGCGTTCAATAACTACGACGTCGGCCCGGCGATGAAGCTGAGCGACATCTACATCATCGAGCAAGTTGAAGACGGCATCTATCCCGAGAACGCGGATATCGTCGTCGCAACCCTCCAGGGAATGTACAGTCTGCTCGAAAATCACGACGAACTCGACATCCCGCAGGATGCATTCGACTTCATTATCTCCGACGAGTCCCACCGCTCTATCTACGGGGACTGGCGCGTCGTTCTGAATCATTTCGACGCCCTCCAGCTCGGTCTGACGGCGACGCCGGCGACGCACACGCTCAGCTACTTCAACGAAAATTGGGTCTACCAATACGGCTACTGGCAGGCCGTCGATGATGGTCACGTCGTTCCCTACGAGACGTACCGGATTCAGACGGGCATCACCATGGTCGGTCTCTACTACGAGGATGAGGAGTACAATCCCGAAGACCTCGAAAACAAAATCACCGTCCCCTCTACGAATCGCCTCATAGCAGAAGAGTTCCGGAAGCAATCAGGCGAGGACGAGAAGACGCTGGTTTTCGCTAAGAATGACCGTCACGCTACCGAGCTAGAGAAGATATTCAGAGAGGTCTACTCCGACAAGGACGACCGCTACGTCAAGAAAATCACCTACACGACCGACGACCCCGACGGCTGGATTAAGCGCTTCCGAAATCAGAAGTACCCGAAAATCGCGGTGACGGTCGATATGGTTAGCACGGGAGTTGACGTCAAACCCATCGAGAACATCATCTTCATCCGGCCAACTCGTTCCGCCGTCCTCTACAACCAGATGATTGGCCGGGGGACTCGCACCTGCGACGAGATTGGCAAAGAGAAGTTCACTATCTACGACTGCATCGGTATCGTCGATTACTTCAGCGAGACGCCGCCGTTCAACACGTATCGCCCTGATGGGACCGTCGACGAAGAGAAGTCCGGGAAGAAGAAGCGAGAGGACCACGAGGACGACGAAATCATCGTCGCTGACGACGTTCAGGACCACCTCGAGTTCTCGGGGTATATGTTCGAGACGGAGGACGGTAAGGAGATACGGCCTGACGACTATGTCACTCACTTCGAGCGGTACGTGAGGCAGAACCAGTCCGAGATTGAAGCAATAAAGATAATAATGGAGTCCCCGGAAGCCCTCAAGCGAAAGCACCTCCGGGAACTCAATCGAAAACTTCACGACGAGCCGGAGAAGTTCTCCGAAGAGAAGCTGCAAAAGGCCTATGGGCAGGAGATGACCGATATCATCGGCTTCATCAAACACGCCCTCGGTGAAGACGAGTTCCCCACCACGGAGGACCGGGTTGAGAAGGCCTTCGACGCCTGGATTCAGGATAAGGACTTCACCGAAAAAGAGCGCGATTGGCTGAACATGATTCAGCGTCACTTCGTGCAGGAGAAGGTCATTAAAAAGGAAGACTTCAACCGTATCCCGTTTTCACGACGTGGAGGTTGGAGGTCTGCTGCGAAAGCGTTCGGTGGCGAAGAGGAGTTAAGAGACGTGATTCACGAACTTAACGAGGAAGTGATTCTAGCATGA
- a CDS encoding type I restriction-modification system subunit M → MSENGRMDVKNKIWDICGILRDDGMHIGTYVEQVTVLLFLKMMDEKETFGEEPIEVPEECRWETLKQKDGEELLSHYNTTVLPQLGEQEGIIGEIFARVNSQFRTPVNLRKAVREIDEVNWSEIDTDVKGAAYESLLEKYAEEAKGAGQYFTPRAAIKAVVKAVDPDHDDKIHDPAAGTGGFLIHAFEHILDKTNEGLDLSREERQALMTENLSGMELVPETRRLGLMNLALHDLQPQNFVVGDSLEPGPHIEEKYDIILTNPPYGGNQKRKRPRQDFMVETKSPELNFVQHAMSLLKEGGKCGMVVPDGVLFQSGHAKRVREELLRDFNLHTVLILPIGAFHPYTNVTTNVVFFEKGEPTEEVWFYDLRTDIEKIKKSNPLTIEHFEGFLEEFNSSEKSNGFFRAGIEEIQENGYSLNYKKYKQFESEEEEIPEPEELITELLSIQETVTENVETVLEELEEGAEDE, encoded by the coding sequence ATGAGCGAAAACGGACGGATGGATGTCAAGAATAAGATTTGGGACATTTGCGGAATCCTGCGCGACGACGGGATGCACATTGGGACCTACGTCGAGCAAGTAACGGTCCTCCTTTTCCTGAAAATGATGGACGAAAAGGAAACATTTGGAGAGGAACCGATAGAAGTCCCTGAGGAGTGTCGTTGGGAGACACTAAAACAGAAAGACGGAGAGGAGCTGCTTTCGCACTATAATACGACCGTATTGCCTCAGCTCGGCGAGCAGGAGGGAATTATTGGGGAGATTTTCGCACGAGTGAATAGCCAGTTCCGAACGCCGGTCAATCTCCGAAAGGCTGTGCGTGAGATTGATGAGGTGAATTGGTCTGAAATTGACACTGATGTCAAGGGAGCAGCTTACGAGTCACTTCTTGAGAAGTACGCTGAGGAAGCGAAGGGTGCAGGACAGTACTTCACCCCGAGAGCGGCTATCAAAGCAGTTGTAAAGGCTGTTGACCCGGACCATGATGATAAAATACATGACCCCGCTGCAGGGACGGGCGGGTTCCTAATCCATGCATTTGAGCATATCTTAGACAAGACGAATGAGGGACTGGACCTCTCTCGGGAGGAGCGCCAAGCTCTAATGACTGAGAATCTTTCGGGTATGGAGTTAGTTCCTGAAACACGTCGTCTTGGTCTAATGAATCTCGCGTTACATGACCTCCAACCGCAAAATTTCGTTGTTGGTGATTCCCTTGAGCCAGGTCCTCATATTGAAGAGAAATATGATATAATACTCACTAATCCTCCATACGGAGGTAACCAGAAGAGGAAACGGCCTCGACAGGATTTTATGGTCGAAACGAAATCGCCTGAGCTCAACTTTGTCCAGCATGCCATGAGTTTACTAAAAGAGGGTGGCAAGTGCGGGATGGTTGTTCCGGACGGAGTCCTTTTCCAAAGTGGACATGCTAAAAGGGTGAGAGAAGAACTGCTACGGGACTTTAATCTCCATACCGTCTTGATTTTACCAATTGGGGCGTTTCACCCATATACGAATGTAACTACTAATGTCGTATTCTTTGAAAAGGGTGAACCGACAGAAGAAGTATGGTTCTATGACTTGAGAACGGACATTGAGAAAATAAAGAAAAGTAACCCGCTAACAATCGAACACTTTGAGGGATTCCTTGAAGAATTTAATTCTAGTGAAAAAAGTAACGGGTTCTTTAGAGCAGGCATTGAGGAAATACAAGAGAACGGATATTCACTCAACTATAAGAAATACAAACAATTTGAGAGTGAAGAAGAAGAGATACCAGAGCCCGAGGAACTTATAACAGAGTTGCTCTCGATTCAAGAGACTGTTACAGAGAACGTGGAAACTGTACTTGAGGAACTTGAAGAGGGCGCTGAAGATGAATGA